The segment CCAGATCACCCGCATCAAGGACGTTTCATCGTCCAGGCCGGTAGCTGCCGTGCTGGAGCTGGACTGGACCGGTGACGCTTTGCCTGATGCGGCGGCCGTGCAAGCCATGCGGCCGCTGCTGTGCGACTATTTCTTCTGGAATAACCGCCACGACCACTGCTATGCCACGGCAAACGTGCCGCCTGGCCATACCCTCGTGGGCAATATCGCGCCTTTGGTCGATGTGGAAGTCAACAGCTACCGCAGCGGCTGGAACGTGGGCGACAGCGTGCTGCGCCAGCGCAACTGGGAGCGCATCGACCCGTTGCGGCGCCAGCAATTCAAGGCCGCGTCGGACGAGCGTGAAGTAACCGTCGGCGGTCAGGTTTTCCGGCAGGACACGACGAAAATCAATGACAGCGTCTTGCAGGCGCTGGGCGACATATCCGAGTTGGAACAACTGCCTTGCCTGATGTCCATCGAGACCAGCAATGGCACGCAGGCCCTGATGGAGTTTATCCAGGGCAATCCCTTCATCAATGAGCTGCACTGGCAATCATCGACGGTGCATGCGCTCGATTTCAGCGCCAGTGGCTTGAACCGGCTGATCCTGCAGCCCGATGGCGTTACCAGCCTGGTCTTGAACGAAGGCTTGAGCCTGCTCGCGCTGCGCGGCGCGTCATCGCCGGCGCTGCGCATCGACGACGGCGCCGATGGCCGCCATCTGACACTGCAGTGCACGCAGACGCTGCCGCCGTTCCACGGTCTCGGCCAACTGGGCGGCCTGTCGCTGGTCAGCATGAAAGAGGTCGACCTGGCGCAAGTGGCGCGGCGCTTTCCCTATCTGACGGCCTTGCGCATCTGGGGCAAGCCGGGGCTGGCGTCGCAGATGGCCAGCCTGGCGCAACTGAGCCAGCTGCGGATGTTCACCGCCTATGACCTGTTCGGTTACACGGCGGAGGAGTTTCCATCGGCCACGCAATTGCCGCAGCTGTCGGCCTTGTGGCTGACCAGCTTGCCCGCCGATGTGGCCAAGGCCATCAAGACCGGCTACAAGAGGGCGGCGGCGCTGGGACTGGACTTGTCGGTGACCAAGGCGCGCAAGCCGGAATGGCTGGCGGACAACCTGCTCAACCCGTTCCGCGACTGGGATGGCCGCGAACATATTTCCCCCGCGTATGCGAAAAAGGCGGCGCTGGCCTACAAGAACATGCTGGCCGTGACGCGCGGCATTGATGCCGCCATGGACGCAACGGCGGCCGCCGACGCGCTGGAGGCGATGGTCGCCGCCTATGTCGATGCATTCAACAAGATCGAGCGGCGCGCGAGCATCATCGAGACGGTCGAGCGCGAGGAAATCTACTCGGTGCTGGCGGAACTGCTGGCGCAGCTGGCCGGGCAGGGGACGGTGCTGGTCGATGAGGCGGCCTTGCTGGACCTGTTCGATCGCTTGCGGGAATTCTAATCTCGTTGCCAATCCAGAAAAAAAGTTCTAGACATAGAGTTCTAGAATCGGTATTCTGGCGGCATGTTAAAAAATACCTCCACTCCCCATCCCACGGCCGCCGAACTGGACCTGCTGCGCATCCTGTGGCAGCGCGGTCCGTCCGACGCGCGCGCCGTGTACGAGGCCCTGGCCGCCGAGCGTGCCGACGCCAGTTACGCCACCGTGCTGCGTCAGTTGCAGCTGATGCATGGCAAGGGCTTGCTGAGCCGCGACGAAAGCCAGCGTCCCCAGCTGTATGCGGCCGTCGAAGCGCAGGAAAAGTTGCAGACCAGCTTGCTCAAGGACTTGATCGGCAAGGTGTTTTCCGGTTCCGGCAAGGCGCTCGTGCTGACGGCGCTGCGCGAGCACGTGAGCGACGCGGAGCGCCTGGAAATTGAAAAAATCCTGCGCAGCAAGGATGGCAAGGCGCCATGAACCTGGACATCAGCTTGGGCAAAGAGTTGGGCAACCTTGTCCCGGCGCTGGGCTGGGTCCTGCTGTATTTTGTCTGGCAGGGCGTGATCGTCGGCGCCGTGTCCGCTGTCCTGCTGTGGCTGCTGCGCCATGCCAGCGCCCGCTGGCGCTATGCCGTCTGCGCGCTGGCGCTGCTGCTGTGCCTGTGTATTCCCTCGGCCCACCTGCTGTCTCTGCTGTCGGGCATTTCGCCGGCCCAGCTGCCCTTGGCCGCGCCGCCCGCCTGGCGCGCCGCGCTGCAAGCGTGGATGCCGGCCCTGGTGCTGGCCTGGGGCGCCGGCGTTGGCTTGATGAGCTTGCGCCTGTGCCTGGGCCTTGCCTGGGTCGGCAAGCTGCGCCGCCAGGC is part of the Janthinobacterium sp. 67 genome and harbors:
- a CDS encoding BlaI/MecI/CopY family transcriptional regulator, producing MLKNTSTPHPTAAELDLLRILWQRGPSDARAVYEALAAERADASYATVLRQLQLMHGKGLLSRDESQRPQLYAAVEAQEKLQTSLLKDLIGKVFSGSGKALVLTALREHVSDAERLEIEKILRSKDGKAP